The DNA sequence tgttgtcttaggtctctctatatatttttatttttaacccCAGCCCCCGTCCCGCAGGAGGCCTGTTGCCCTTTGataagccatcattgtaaataagaatttgatctagttaaataaggttaaataaaaataaaattaaaataactaCCTCTGCTTGTCATAACTGTGCTGCTTGCGACTGTGACTTTTCTTTTCATACAAAAACAGGCACGTTACACCCAATACTTCCCAGCTTATTTTATAGAGTAAGTTCTGTGTCTGAAAGATAGGCAACCCCGTTATGTCTCCTTCATGAGTTGTGGAAATGGCTGCCATTACCATCAACGATGTGATGCGTAGGTGGTGCAGTAGGAGTGCAACGGGAAAGCCTTTGGTTAAGATGTATTGTATGTCTCACTCTCATCTGTCTATCTGGTACAGCAGATAGCGTTCTCATTGAATCGTGGCAGGAGACGGGGTATCTGCGTCGAGATAAAAGAGCTCTGGTTTTTCTTTGGCAATGAAGATCTTAAAGTCTCATTCCAGGTGTGACTCCCCAGAAAACCAGCTTTTCCTGTGGGTCTCCTTATACAACAACTTCTAGCCGTCATCATATATACAGTACGTGTTGCAATCTTTACAGCCCTTCATTCCCAGACAAAACATACTGTTGTTAGTTCTGGTTGTCTCTTTTCTTTCCTTCGGTCTTTCTTCctcccccacatctctccctcttcttctctctccatttctttccctccctctcctcttgccTCTCAGCGTGTTGCCTGGGTGAGGCAGGTGGTGATTAATGGTAATTATAAGGATGCTGCTCCGTGGTGCACTGTCAACTCCCTCACAACAGAATGGAAGGAGTGTAGGTGGGATGCATGTAGGTGTGAGGGTCTGAGGAACAAGAGAGGTTTTGTGAAATGAGCAGTAATTATGTTCAGCAATGAATGGAATATGATCTGAAAGGATAGGCAATAGAGGCACAGGGTCGAGTGGGgatgggaggggtgaggagaaaaCAAGCAGGGTAGAAAATTCAGTAATCAAACTGACATGCCAGGTGAAAATGTTCAGGTTTTCAGAACTATGGGGCTCCAATTGCACCCGACAGAAAGACTGTGTAGCCACAGGGTTGAACCAACAGACCATGTTGAAATCATGATTGATCCCATGTGTCCTTAATAGTACTGTTCCATGTCCCCGAGCTCACTCAAAGAGCAATGGGTAATTAGAGGGCAAATTTCATTCAGTTAACGGCATTCCCTTCCTGAGTCAATGTTAAACCACATTACTGCGTGTAAGTTTCAGGATAATACTGCCTAGATCTTCTATTTACTGCACTCTGTACTGTTGCACTATTTTCATTGTCTTAACCAGGACTGTTGTCAAAGCCACCTGATGCACTAGCCTTGCCTCTTGGGAAAGAGGCTACTGAGCAAACCAGACTGTGCTGTCCTCCCGCGGCTGCTGTAGATGTCAGGCAAGATGGCTGCCGACTCACCCGTGAGGACAGAGCATGAGGAGCTGCAGAGGAGGGCCAACCAGGTGACAGATGAGGTACTGTCACATATCGTCTAAAGAGCACAAACTCATTTAACTTTGAAATATCAACAACAGAAGGTTCAGTTGAACTTTTAAGATCAATACACAATGTCTCCATAGCCGTTGGCTGTTGACCATTGGCCCCCACAATAAAGGGTAAATCATGCCAGGAGCTATAGAAAAGGTTACCTGCCATTACCGGGCATTGTTTTCAGAGTTGGAACATTCAGAGATTACACAGTGACATCACCCTAAGCCTCTCTCCCAGAGGGTTTCCCCTTGGGTAAAGGTTACATACTGCACGTCACAGCCATTTCCCAGTCCCATTACCTCAGCATCAGGAAATACCGTAGAGAAAGTCCCCAGCTATCTGTACAAACACATTCTTGGCACACAGACCACTGAAATGAGTCTGTTTGTTTATAGCCTAAGCCTTGTTGTGTGGAAACATAACAGGCCATTGGATCAGTACAGGATGTTTCAATCTCCATTGCAGTTCTATGAAAAACAGGGGAAGGGGCAGAATTCAATGAGATGATGTCACCGTGTGTCTTCTAAGATGGCTTACCACTGGAAATAGTTTCACAGAGAGAATAGTGTTGTAATTTGTTTACTGTTCCATATTTGGGCAATACAAATACTGTTGTACCTATAAAGACAGAGCCCTAAGACAGTGCAACATGTATAGTATTAAACATGACACACACGGAGTGATCTTGATTAGTGCCTTTCATCTGTGGAAGTGGACAGGTTTTCAGCCTCACCCTCAGGATTTGACATGTTTTCCGTCCTGTATCTAAGGTAACTCAATCCCCTAAtggtgtcctgtctctctgtcccttctcatCCAGTCCCTGGAGAGTACCCGCCGTATGATGCAGCTAGTAGAGGAGGTATGGGAGTATCAGCACCTGCCACTCACTCTGCCTCTGTTGACCAAATCCCTAATAATGACACGTCATCGTCATTATAATCACATTATCTCTggttgatttttgttgttgttgttgtggggggggggctgcctATTGATAATGAACTACATTTTAACTGAAGAGTCTTCATTTGATTCAGTTGAAATGCAAAATCATGAACAGCAACATTATGGTGAATCTAATGCCATTTCTGGTCTCAACAGAGCAAAGATTCAGGAATCCGGGCCCTGGTCATGCTGGACGAACAAGGAGGTAATGGAATGGACGTTATATAATCGTTTTCTCTCATTGGAAGATGTGGACATAACATCAAGGTCAATCGTACAACAGCAACCTTAGATGGTCCTTGTTCTTGTATATATATCCATAAGTGAGTGCTCATGTTTTTGTCAGTATACTAGATGTGTGTAagctatgtgtgtgtttgcttttgtgtgtatgtactgtatgtgtgtgttcccttCTGTGTCTCTCCTATCCACCCTGCTCATGCTCCCCACCTTCCCCATATGGCCAGAGCAACTGGACCGCATCGATGAGGGAATGGATCAAATCAACAATGATATGAAAGAGGCTGAGAAAAACCTAACAGACATGGCCAAATGTTGTGTCCTGTGCATCTGGCCCCGCATCAAGTAGGTCTGGCCTGCTCTGAGGACATCTGTCATCTGTGTGTCACCTGAGTGCCCGCCAGGCCAACCCGGCAactagactgtctgtctgtccatccatccatccggcCTCTGCTCCAGGCCatgatttattttgttttgtgttttgctCCATTGTGAGATTGGGTGACTAGAAGTCTGCACCAAAGTTAACCACAGGAAAATGATGGTCATGTCCCAAAATATGTGTGTTTTACAAACGGTACATCTTCTACCCACACAATACCAGGCATTTTATGGACTTGTGCGGACCATTATTAAATCATTTGTGTCCTGTTCTCAGTTTTGGAGTTTGCACCATATTTGCTCAATTGCATTATATTTGACCGCCGGCTTTTGTCAGTTGGGGGCTTTGGTGATAGAACAGTTTTGTGTTATATTACATTCTCCCGactttcctccacctctcccattcCTACCCTTCCCTCACGTTTTGCGTTGTCCAGAGCAACTGGAGCGGATTGAGGAGGGCCTGGACCAGATCAACTCGGATATGAAGGAGGCTGAGAAGAACCTCACAGACCTGGGCCAATGCTGCGGTCTGTGCTCCTGTGATAAGTAGGTGTTGGCAGGTGGGAGGGGTCATGAGTGTCAGGAGCAGATTGTGAATCCATGGTTCTTTCCTCAAGTATTAATGCGCATGTTAGTGTGCCAGTTTTTACACTTTGTTTGCCAGTTGCCACGCATCAGACTCCTACTCGCTTTCCTTCCTCAACATGCCAGGGCTTAGGTCAAGAGTTTGTTTATTTCATGCAGGTGACCCTTTGTTGTACTCTGAGTTAACACAATGTACTGTGATATGAAGCTCTGTGTGATGTGCTCTATCCTGTCTGGCTCTGCCTCTGCATAGGCTGAAGGACTTTGAGGAGAGTGGGGCCTATAAGAAGGTGTGGGGGAACAACCAGGATGGGGTGGTGTCCGGCCAGCCGTCCTCACGCGTGGTGGATGAGAGAGAGCAGATGATCATGAGCGGAGGCTACATACGCAAGTAATAATGGTCAATGGCATGACAAACCCAATAGCAAGGCAACAAATCCCAACCAATGGAATATACTCAAAGACGTGCTCGTGCCCTCACAATTCCTAAGAGAACGACAGCTTATTATTGTTGTGCACACACAGT is a window from the Oncorhynchus tshawytscha isolate Ot180627B linkage group LG14, Otsh_v2.0, whole genome shotgun sequence genome containing:
- the LOC112266792 gene encoding synaptosomal-associated protein 25 isoform X2 — protein: MSGKMAADSPVRTEHEELQRRANQVTDESLESTRRMMQLVEESKDSGIRALVMLDEQGEQLERIEEGLDQINSDMKEAEKNLTDLGQCCGLCSCDKLKDFEESGAYKKVWGNNQDGVVSGQPSSRVVDEREQMIMSGGYIRKVTNDACEGEMEENLGHVGSIIGNLKSMALDMGNEIDTQNVQINRIQGKAIHNVYRIDAANQKANNLMKR
- the LOC112266792 gene encoding synaptosomal-associated protein 25 isoform X1, giving the protein MMVMSQNMCVLQTVHLLPTQYQAFYGLVRTIIKSFVSCSQFWSLHHICSIALYLTAGFCQLGALVIEQFCVILHSPDFPPPLPFLPFPHVLRCPEQLERIEEGLDQINSDMKEAEKNLTDLGQCCGLCSCDKLKDFEESGAYKKVWGNNQDGVVSGQPSSRVVDEREQMIMSGGYIRKVTNDACEGEMEENLGHVGSIIGNLKSMALDMGNEIDTQNVQINRIQGKAIHNVYRIDAANQKANNLMKR